The following are from one region of the Etheostoma spectabile isolate EspeVRDwgs_2016 chromosome 15, UIUC_Espe_1.0, whole genome shotgun sequence genome:
- the anapc2 gene encoding anaphase-promoting complex subunit 2, producing MEETGMESDSAPQQGVADAWETVTSALVSPGCSVTKLGLSDSLALLCGQGLDRLLGSWLLETLQLRLSSVVVPEFWSGLKQPENELEERGRAWVLLTAFRTLLDQLKPFLGGLETLGMWQALGRVSLCGPGPEGLQERAFTIIRALLLFSPSPVLQERVLEFYSRTFSVYMNQEGQAEDGAEVSDGPERGVCSGCGVPTQQCWCKEALEQLQELSHILSKLQLLEWVSSEAVTSILHKLIEQRMEQHCRGEYERSFLLEFQKWLELVLGWLSKVFASEVDREGVTPVPSVPSVPSVPSVPSIQTGHPGSLVLKQWRCHMYQFFCRIYVNMRIEELFSIIRDFPESKAAIEDLKFCLERTNQRQQLLTSLKSAFESRLLHPGVHTSDILTVYISAIKALRELDPSMVILQVACQPIRKYLRTREDTVRQIVAGLTGDAEGCADLASELSRGDPVTLEMQDSDEEGNDPEDWTPDPTDAVPDKMGSKRRSSDIISLLVSIYGSKDIFIDEYRAVLADRLLHQLNYNTAREIRNVELLKLRFGESHMHYCEVMLKDMADSRRINSNIREEESRLSEEEQPSLSLSSIILSSEFWPSLKEEKLELPPLICQAMEAYTHRYEKLKAMRTLSWKPHLGSVTLDLELEDRTLTNLTVSPIHAAIILHFQEKSSWTLEELSAKLGAPKELVHRKLALWQQHGVLREEAGGRYYVVETGSSKEKMERGVMLIDSDEERDSNTTTQSEQREEKLQLFWAYIQAMLTNLDSMTLDRIHSMLRMFVATGPVVTEMDVNELEAFLQRKVREHQLMVSAGVYRLPKSN from the exons ATGGAGGAAACCGGGATGGAATCAGACTCAGCACCACAACAAGGGGTTGCTGATGCTTGGGAAACTGTCACTTCAGCTTTG GTGTCTCCCGGCTGCTCGGTGACAAAGCTGGGCCTCTCAGACTCGTTGGCCCTGCTGTGTGGTCAGGGTCTGGACCGGCTGCTGGGCAGCTGGCTGCTGGAGACTTTGCAGTTGCGTCTATCCTCTGTTGTGGTTCCTGAGTTCTGGTCCGGACTGAAACAGCCAGAGAACGAGCTGGAGGAGAGAGGCAGGGCCTGGGTTCTCCTCACTGCCTTTCGGACTCTATTAGACCAACTGAAACCTTTCCTTG GTGGTTTGGAGACGCTGGGGATGTGGCAGGCCCTGGGCCGCGTCAGTCTCTGTGGCCCGGGACCTGAGGGCCTCCAGGAGCGGGCCTTTACCATCATCAGggccctcctcctcttctccccctcCCCTGTTCTCCAGGAGCGAGTGCTGGAGTTTTACAGCAGGACCTTCTCCGTCTATATGAACCAGGAGGGGCAGGCCGAGGACGGGGCCGAGGTTTCAGACGGTCCTGAGCGAGGGGTCTGTTCAGGCTGCGGGGTCCCAACGCAGCAGTGCTGGTGTAAGGAGGCTCTGGAGCAGCTCCAGGAGCTCAGCCACATACT TTCCAAACTGCAGCTGCTGGAGTGGGTCAGCTCCGAGGCCGTCACCTCCATCCTCCACAAGCTCATCGAGCAGCGTATGGAGCAGCACTGCAGGGGCGAATACGAACGCTCCTTCCTGCTGGAGTTCCAGAAG TGGCTGGAGCTGGTGCTAGGCTGGCTGAGCAAAGTGTTTGCAAGCGAGGTGGACAGAGAAGGTGTGACACCTGTTCCCAGTGTTCCCAGTGTTCCCAGTGTTCCCAGTGTTCCCAGCATCCAGACCGGCCACCCCGGCAGCTTGGTCCTGAAGCAGTGGAGATGCCACATGTACCAGTTCTTCTGCAGGATCTACGTCAACATGAGGATCGAGGAGCTCTTCAGTATAATCAGAG ATTTCCCAGAATCTAAAGCAGCCATTGAAGATCTGAAGTTTTGTCTGGAAAGAACCAACCAGCGACAGCAGCTCCTCACCTCATTAAAATCTGCTTTTGAGAGTCGTCTGCTGCACCCGG GAGTTCACACATCGGACATCCTGACGGTTTACATCTCGGCCATCAAGGCTCTCAGAGAGCTTGACCCATCCATGGTCATCCTGCAGGTCGCCTGCCAACCAATCCGCAAGTACCTCAG GACTCGGGAGGACACGGTGAGGCAGATCGTGGCCGGTCTGACTGGGGACGCTGAGGGCTGCGCGGATTTGGCCTCCGAGCTGTCCAGAGGGGACCCGGTGACTCTGGAGATGCAGGACAGTGACGAAGAAGGCAACGACCCAGAGGACTGGACTCCAGACCCGACTGACGCCGTCCCCG ATAAGATGGGCTCGAAACGTAGGTCATCAGACATCATCAGCTTGCTGGTCAGTATCTACGGCAGTAAGGACATCTTCATAGACGAATACAGAGCCGTGCTGGCCGACAGACTGCTGCACCAACTCAACTACAACACCGCCAG ggaAATTCGTAACGTGGAGCTGCTGAAGCTCAGGTTTGGGGAGTCTCACATGCATTACTGCGAGGTCATGCTGAAG GACATGGCGGACTCTCGGAGGATCAACAGTAACATCCGCGAGGAGGAATCGAGGCTGAGCGAGGAGGAGCAGCCGTCTCTGTCCCTGTCGTCCATCATCCTGTCCTCCGAGTTCTGGCCTTCGCTAAAGGAGGAGAAGCTGGAGCTCCCTCCGCTCATCTGCCAGGCCATGGAGGCCTACACACACCGCTACGAGAAACTCAAG gCCATGAGGACGCTGAGCTGGAAGCCTCACCTGGGCTCAGTCACTCTGGACCTGGAGCTGGAGGACCGCACCCTCACCAACCTCACTGTCTCCCCCATCCACGCTGCCATCATCCTGCACTTTCAGGAGAAAA GTTCTTGGACACTGGAGGAGCTAAGCGCGAAGCTGGGCGCCCCGAAGGAGCTGGTGCACAGGAAGCTGGCTCTATGGCAGCAGCACGGCGTGCTGAGGGAGGAGGCGGGAGGACGCTATTACGTGGTGGAGACGGGATCGTCCAAAGAGAAGATGGAGAGAGGCGTGATGTTGATCGACAGCGACGAGGAGAGGGACTCTAACACAACCACCCAGTCTGAGCAGAGGGAGGAGAAGCTGCAG tTGTTCTGGGCTTACATCCAGGCCATGCTGACCAACCTGGACAGCATGACGCTGGACCGCATCCACTCTATGCTCCGGATGTTCGTTGCCACGGGACCCGTCGTCACAGAGATGGACGTCAACGAGCTGGAGGCCTTCCTGCAGAGGAAGGTCAGGGAGCATCAGCTGATGGTCTCTGCAGGTGTCTACAGACTCCCCAAATCCAACTAA